In a genomic window of Coprococcus eutactus:
- a CDS encoding glycogen/starch/alpha-glucan phosphorylase produces MLADFDKEGFKKEVITNVKTLFRKPIEEATPQQVFQAVSYAVKDDIIDRWIATHKEYEKKNVKTVYYLSMEFLMGRALGNNLINLTYYDAVKEALDELGFDLNFIEDQEPDAALGNGGLGRLAACFLDSLATLGYPAYGCGIRYKYGMFKQGIKDGYQVEMPDDWLKDGNPFEVKRSEYAVEVKFGGYVRVENKNGRNYFIQEGYQSVRAVPYDLPVIGYGNNVVNTLRIWDAEAIQEFCLDSFDKGEYEKAVEQQNLAKTIVEVLYPNDNHYAGKELRLRQQYFFISASVQRAILKFKELNKDIHKLPEKVTFQMNDTHPTVAVAELMRILMDEEGLEWDDAWDITTRTCAYTNHTIMAEALEKWPIELFSRLLPRIYQIVEEINRRFVLKIQEMYPGNQDKVKNMAVLYDGQVKMAHLAIAGSYSVNGVAALHTKILEERELKDFYEMRPEQFNNKTNGITQRRFLLHANPLLANWITDKIGDEWITNLSHLKKLKVYVNDEKCQHEFMNIKYQNKIRLAKYIKEHNNVDVDPRSIFDVQVKRLHEYKRQLLNILHVMHLYNRLKTEPEFDMYPRTFIFGAKASAGYKRAKLIIKLINSVADVVNNDASIEGKIKVVFIENYRVSNAEIIFAAADVSEQISTASREASGTGNMKFMLNGAPTLGTMDGANVEIVEEVGIENAFIFGLSAEEVMKYEREGGYNPMDIYNNNQAVRRVLTQLIDGTYAKDDPDRFRDLYDSLTKEDVYFILKDFDSYAEAQQKVNEAYQDEKGWAKMAMLNTACAGKFSSDRTIEEYAKEIWKLKKVKVSLDK; encoded by the coding sequence ATGTTAGCAGATTTCGATAAGGAAGGCTTCAAGAAGGAAGTCATTACTAACGTAAAGACCCTTTTCCGCAAGCCTATCGAGGAGGCTACTCCACAGCAGGTATTCCAGGCAGTCAGCTACGCAGTAAAGGACGACATCATTGACAGATGGATTGCTACACACAAGGAGTATGAGAAGAAGAACGTCAAGACAGTTTACTATCTGTCTATGGAGTTCCTTATGGGTAGAGCACTCGGTAACAATCTTATCAACTTGACCTACTACGATGCAGTTAAGGAAGCACTTGATGAATTAGGATTTGATCTGAACTTTATAGAGGATCAGGAGCCTGATGCCGCTCTGGGTAATGGCGGTCTCGGACGTCTTGCAGCTTGTTTCCTTGATTCATTGGCAACACTTGGCTATCCTGCATATGGATGTGGTATCAGATACAAGTACGGTATGTTCAAGCAGGGCATCAAAGACGGTTATCAGGTAGAGATGCCGGATGACTGGCTCAAGGACGGCAACCCATTCGAGGTAAAGCGTTCAGAGTACGCTGTTGAGGTTAAGTTCGGTGGATATGTCAGAGTTGAGAACAAGAATGGCAGAAACTACTTTATACAGGAAGGATATCAGTCAGTTCGTGCCGTACCTTATGACCTTCCAGTCATCGGATATGGCAACAACGTTGTAAATACACTTAGAATCTGGGATGCTGAGGCAATCCAGGAGTTCTGCCTTGACTCATTTGACAAGGGTGAGTATGAGAAGGCAGTAGAGCAGCAGAACCTTGCAAAGACTATTGTCGAGGTTCTCTATCCAAATGACAATCACTACGCAGGTAAGGAACTGAGACTGAGACAGCAGTATTTCTTCATCTCAGCTTCAGTACAGAGAGCAATCCTCAAGTTCAAGGAGCTCAACAAGGATATCCACAAGCTGCCAGAGAAGGTGACATTCCAGATGAATGATACACACCCAACAGTAGCAGTTGCCGAGCTCATGAGAATCCTCATGGATGAGGAAGGTCTTGAGTGGGATGACGCATGGGATATCACAACAAGAACATGTGCATACACCAACCATACGATCATGGCAGAGGCACTTGAGAAGTGGCCTATCGAGCTGTTCTCAAGATTACTTCCACGTATCTACCAGATCGTTGAGGAGATCAACAGAAGATTCGTTCTTAAGATCCAGGAGATGTATCCGGGCAACCAGGATAAGGTTAAGAATATGGCAGTTCTGTACGATGGTCAGGTTAAGATGGCTCATCTTGCAATTGCAGGTTCTTACTCAGTAAACGGTGTTGCAGCTCTTCATACCAAGATCCTTGAGGAGAGAGAGCTTAAGGACTTCTACGAGATGAGACCAGAGCAGTTCAACAACAAGACAAATGGTATCACTCAGAGACGTTTCCTGCTTCATGCTAACCCACTTCTTGCAAACTGGATTACAGACAAGATCGGTGATGAGTGGATAACAAATCTTTCACACCTTAAGAAGCTCAAGGTATATGTGAACGATGAGAAGTGCCAGCATGAGTTCATGAACATCAAGTACCAGAACAAGATCCGTCTTGCAAAGTACATCAAGGAGCATAACAATGTGGATGTAGATCCTCGTTCGATCTTCGATGTACAGGTTAAGAGACTTCATGAGTACAAGAGACAGCTCCTGAACATTCTTCATGTTATGCATCTGTATAACAGACTGAAGACAGAGCCAGAATTCGATATGTACCCAAGAACATTCATCTTTGGAGCAAAGGCATCAGCAGGCTACAAGAGAGCTAAGCTTATCATCAAGCTCATCAACTCAGTTGCAGATGTTGTCAACAACGATGCTTCAATCGAAGGCAAGATCAAGGTTGTATTTATAGAGAACTACAGAGTATCCAATGCCGAGATCATCTTCGCAGCAGCAGATGTATCAGAGCAGATCTCAACAGCTTCAAGAGAGGCTTCAGGTACAGGTAACATGAAGTTCATGCTGAACGGTGCACCTACACTTGGAACCATGGATGGAGCAAATGTAGAGATCGTTGAGGAAGTTGGCATCGAGAACGCATTTATCTTCGGACTTTCAGCAGAAGAGGTTATGAAGTATGAGCGCGAGGGCGGCTACAACCCAATGGATATCTACAATAACAACCAGGCTGTAAGAAGAGTTCTCACACAGCTTATCGATGGCACTTATGCAAAGGATGATCCGGACAGATTCAGAGATCTCTATGATTCTCTCACAAAGGAAGATGTATACTTCATCCTCAAGGACTTCGATTCATATGCAGAGGCTCAGCAGAAGGTTAACGAAGCATACCAGGATGAGAAGGGCTGGGCAAAGATGGCTATGCTCAACACAGCATGCGCTGGAAAGTTCTCATCAGACAGAACTATCGAGGAGTATGCAAAGGAGATCTGGAAGCTTAAGAAGGTTAAGGTTTCACTTGACAAGTAA
- a CDS encoding calcium-binding protein, translated as MNSNKKLYRIISWILCVCLCANIWTSGIITAFAQSDGPVPEISIEAALAEEIGENMDAVSDSLSKKASAGNWHVAVFVDGLPWSKFHKEVQKDILKKYGVDKIKLEMQVTYPKPIIKENAYTGKKRQYKRGYADVSFEKEDIGYLYEVKPYSFSVQPKKKLAESQLKAYVDSSPKYKKGTRSLIEDGECFFDITRTFKVYTEDIEYKIQYFVQDSGLILYKFQRHVKRRQKNPVPVTSSETSKVSSPVKAGAANDVILFPGNKNGNYGEDPQPDGSGIGSSLQPGGGGYIDVDVLLKLVAGVTLLNAVNTKINTNPDLNNSVTLELKVYCDRFLKAAADFIASDPRLGQKVAAAGVLGAGVYVLSDTQKAQAAELNNAMEDVRTAYDVCIDEGFIDYILEAINEGDESRYNELMKLIQGYSDDYDSAGNAQPPRDPLVIDLGNEGIELKSLDEGVNFDLDNNGFSEKTAWIGTEDGFLALDRNANGKIDNGGELFGDQVTLENGQKSSSGFDALKEFDENDDNLIDEDDSVFKKLQIWVDANHNGISEKNELKGLGDLGIISISLAHKEESVIDEATGTRLAEISDVKLDDRSEKTNTVISEFWFPIKSSDTTHGGVVTSGNVQNIYAAMREDETGELGKLFTQFCMSNDIAQKRRYVKKILYYITDAKSIKPNSRGGNIDARDLKVIESFMGRPFEGVDGNNPNSNAAAILRGIIGDIENQYYNVLNLDSVMGGYLYGIVEYKNSAGGNEVNIAELYYVLDENFEKGGNIDSLIYDFCLYFKAYDTIHKTHCMSDFEKHFAAIDNRFEEIIDMANAGNIYLGTDENDQYSGTSLNDMVFGEAGNDVLCGDIGNDIIYGGEGNDKLYGNSGKDHLYGGSGDDLLDGGAGDDILEDEDGNDTYVFTRGYGKDTIIDAGGSNTIQFLDLTPKDILVNGTGENDATIYIKNNSDSLTIKDFCKSEDLSDYTLQFKNVSMHCTDEKSPFRHIYGTENSDDLRTVVDGSMVNAFAGDDKITASKLSDIIYANEGNDIVKAGDGSDTIYGGAGDDTLYGEAGDDIIWGDAGSDKLDGGAGNDKLYGGAGDDTYVFNKGYGIDIIDDQDGRMTIQLGADLDIQDITVFELGEEVVIKSVETDDMLIISDGKSIIDNVLMESGDNTYEIRDMLSDIDGDEQYTVATATDASDAVFTERACGIIASGAGYDYIVASEDSDIIFGDSDTDRILSGGSDDITYGGEGSDQLYGEDGNDFISGGTGNDYMNGGTGDDLLISGSGNDFMDGGEGDDIYYFNMGDGNDTITDAAGENTIIFCDGIESDKIKAYRSDWNDLLITFAGTDDTLVLKKYCVDKDARGYRLVFADGYTGCATDKDSVLRNIYDTSKTEYMPTIYDDGVTIISSGGDDQLVGSDCSDTLIGGDGNNRITGNAGDDCIDGGKGNDYLSGGSGSDTYIYKKGYGIDTINDDSGHNYIEISDYNIEDIHSYRTNWNNLTMVMGDGDDTSLNNSDSDKLIIEGFFSSEKNREFSLIFGDTIIDITSYNSPARVLNGTPDNDQLGGFDDSGFVIYGYDGADTLNGSSGNDCLYGGTGDDRLLGAAGNDVLDGGSGDDHLEGGDGDDTYIIQRDFGNYTIKDDDGVNTLKFGETIVASDIKVYRTDWNDLTIHICDSNEYVKIVGYFTSDKCRKFNVTFADGTEFDYTDSDNPVNQVITADSND; from the coding sequence ATGAATTCAAACAAGAAGTTGTATAGGATTATATCTTGGATTTTATGTGTATGTCTGTGTGCGAATATATGGACCAGTGGAATAATTACAGCATTTGCACAAAGTGATGGACCAGTACCGGAAATTAGCATAGAAGCTGCATTAGCTGAGGAAATAGGCGAAAATATGGATGCCGTAAGTGACTCGTTGAGTAAGAAAGCATCCGCAGGGAATTGGCATGTAGCAGTGTTTGTGGATGGGCTTCCTTGGTCAAAATTTCATAAGGAAGTTCAGAAAGATATATTAAAGAAATATGGAGTTGATAAGATAAAGCTGGAAATGCAGGTGACTTATCCAAAACCGATAATAAAGGAAAATGCATATACGGGGAAAAAACGACAGTATAAACGAGGATATGCAGATGTTAGTTTTGAAAAAGAAGATATTGGTTATCTATATGAAGTAAAACCGTACTCTTTCTCTGTTCAGCCCAAGAAGAAACTTGCAGAAAGTCAGCTGAAGGCATATGTAGATTCGTCTCCAAAATATAAAAAAGGAACTAGATCTCTAATAGAGGATGGTGAATGTTTTTTTGATATTACCAGAACATTTAAAGTTTATACAGAGGATATTGAATATAAAATACAGTATTTTGTTCAGGACAGTGGATTGATATTGTATAAGTTTCAAAGACATGTGAAAAGAAGGCAAAAAAACCCTGTCCCTGTCACAAGCTCAGAGACGAGTAAGGTTTCATCACCGGTCAAGGCTGGAGCAGCAAATGATGTGATTTTATTTCCGGGAAATAAGAATGGAAATTATGGCGAAGATCCTCAGCCTGATGGCAGTGGAATTGGCAGCAGTCTTCAACCAGGTGGTGGTGGTTATATAGATGTGGATGTTTTGCTGAAACTAGTGGCAGGCGTAACATTGTTGAATGCTGTGAATACAAAGATAAATACGAATCCAGATCTGAACAATTCTGTAACATTGGAGTTAAAAGTATATTGTGACAGATTTTTAAAAGCTGCAGCGGACTTTATAGCATCTGATCCGAGACTTGGACAAAAAGTCGCTGCGGCAGGTGTGCTTGGAGCCGGGGTATATGTCTTGTCTGATACACAGAAGGCTCAGGCAGCGGAGCTCAACAATGCAATGGAGGATGTAAGAACAGCTTATGATGTCTGTATTGATGAGGGATTTATTGATTACATATTAGAGGCGATAAATGAGGGAGATGAAAGTAGATACAATGAACTGATGAAGCTAATACAAGGATACAGTGATGATTATGATAGTGCAGGAAACGCGCAGCCTCCACGAGATCCGCTTGTGATTGATTTAGGAAATGAAGGGATAGAACTTAAATCACTGGATGAAGGAGTGAATTTTGATCTTGACAATAATGGTTTTTCGGAAAAAACAGCATGGATTGGAACCGAGGATGGCTTCCTTGCATTAGATAGAAATGCAAATGGAAAAATAGACAATGGAGGAGAATTGTTTGGAGATCAGGTGACTCTTGAAAATGGACAAAAATCGAGTTCCGGATTCGATGCTCTAAAAGAGTTTGATGAGAATGATGACAATCTGATAGATGAGGATGATTCGGTATTTAAGAAACTGCAGATATGGGTTGATGCGAATCATAATGGAATATCAGAAAAAAATGAACTAAAAGGTCTTGGAGATTTGGGTATCATATCAATCAGTTTAGCGCATAAAGAAGAAAGTGTTATTGATGAGGCAACCGGAACAAGATTAGCAGAAATTTCAGATGTTAAATTGGATGATAGGAGTGAAAAAACAAATACGGTTATTAGTGAGTTTTGGTTCCCGATCAAATCTTCAGATACAACTCATGGTGGAGTTGTAACATCTGGAAATGTGCAAAATATATATGCAGCGATGAGAGAGGATGAAACAGGTGAGCTGGGAAAATTATTTACTCAGTTTTGTATGTCAAATGATATAGCTCAAAAAAGACGTTATGTGAAAAAAATTTTATATTATATTACAGATGCAAAATCCATAAAACCTAATAGCCGGGGTGGAAATATTGATGCCAGAGATCTTAAAGTCATTGAAAGTTTTATGGGAAGACCCTTTGAAGGTGTTGACGGCAATAATCCGAACAGTAATGCTGCTGCAATTTTACGTGGAATTATTGGAGATATTGAGAATCAATACTATAATGTATTAAATCTTGATTCGGTGATGGGGGGATATTTATACGGAATTGTTGAATATAAAAACAGCGCTGGAGGTAATGAGGTTAATATAGCTGAACTTTATTATGTTCTGGATGAGAACTTTGAAAAAGGGGGAAATATAGATTCCTTAATATATGACTTTTGCCTGTACTTTAAAGCTTATGACACTATACATAAAACACATTGTATGAGTGATTTTGAGAAGCATTTTGCTGCAATAGATAATAGATTTGAAGAAATAATAGATATGGCAAATGCAGGAAATATATATTTAGGAACAGACGAAAATGATCAATACAGTGGAACTTCGTTAAATGATATGGTATTTGGAGAGGCTGGGAATGATGTACTTTGCGGAGATATAGGAAATGATATTATTTACGGTGGCGAAGGTAATGACAAATTGTATGGAAATTCAGGAAAAGATCATTTATATGGCGGCTCAGGCGATGATCTGCTTGACGGAGGTGCAGGTGATGACATCCTTGAGGACGAAGATGGAAATGATACTTACGTGTTTACAAGAGGTTATGGCAAAGACACAATAATTGATGCCGGTGGCAGTAATACAATACAGTTTTTAGATCTTACGCCAAAAGATATATTGGTAAATGGAACAGGAGAGAATGATGCAACCATATATATAAAAAATAACTCTGATAGTCTGACCATTAAGGATTTTTGTAAAAGTGAAGATCTTTCAGATTATACACTGCAATTTAAGAATGTATCTATGCATTGTACAGATGAAAAGAGCCCATTCAGGCATATATATGGCACAGAAAACAGTGATGATCTGAGAACGGTAGTTGATGGCTCTATGGTAAATGCGTTTGCAGGTGATGATAAGATAACAGCCAGCAAGCTTTCCGATATAATATATGCAAATGAAGGAAATGATATTGTAAAAGCCGGGGATGGCTCTGACACAATTTACGGAGGAGCAGGAGATGATACACTGTATGGTGAGGCTGGAGACGATATTATCTGGGGAGATGCCGGATCAGATAAGTTAGATGGCGGAGCAGGCAATGATAAATTGTATGGCGGAGCTGGAGACGATACTTATGTGTTCAACAAAGGATACGGAATTGATATTATTGATGATCAGGATGGAAGGATGACAATACAGCTTGGAGCAGATCTGGATATACAGGATATCACAGTGTTCGAGCTTGGAGAGGAAGTTGTAATTAAATCTGTTGAGACAGATGATATGCTCATAATCAGTGATGGCAAGTCGATTATTGATAATGTTTTGATGGAGTCTGGAGATAATACATATGAGATCAGAGATATGCTATCTGATATTGATGGAGATGAACAATATACGGTTGCTACAGCAACCGATGCCTCAGATGCAGTATTTACTGAAAGGGCGTGCGGAATAATAGCATCGGGGGCAGGATATGATTATATTGTTGCCTCAGAAGACAGTGATATAATATTTGGAGATTCAGATACAGATAGAATACTGTCAGGTGGCTCGGACGATATAACATATGGCGGAGAAGGCAGTGACCAGCTGTATGGAGAAGACGGAAATGATTTTATATCTGGTGGAACTGGAAACGACTATATGAATGGTGGAACCGGAGATGATCTGTTGATATCAGGCAGTGGAAACGATTTCATGGACGGAGGAGAAGGAGACGACATATATTATTTTAACATGGGAGATGGAAACGATACGATAACAGATGCTGCCGGGGAAAATACTATAATTTTTTGTGATGGCATTGAATCAGATAAGATAAAAGCATACAGGAGTGATTGGAATGACTTGCTTATTACATTTGCCGGAACAGATGATACATTAGTATTGAAAAAATATTGTGTGGACAAGGATGCCAGGGGTTATAGACTGGTATTTGCAGATGGTTATACAGGCTGTGCAACGGATAAGGACAGTGTTTTGAGAAACATTTATGATACGTCAAAGACAGAATATATGCCGACGATATATGATGATGGAGTGACAATAATATCGAGCGGAGGAGATGATCAGCTGGTTGGAAGCGATTGTTCAGATACCTTGATCGGTGGAGATGGCAACAATAGGATCACAGGCAATGCCGGTGATGACTGCATTGATGGTGGTAAGGGCAACGACTATCTGTCAGGTGGTTCGGGTTCTGATACATATATTTATAAAAAAGGATATGGAATAGATACAATAAATGATGATTCGGGTCATAATTACATTGAGATAAGTGACTATAATATCGAGGATATCCATTCGTACAGGACAAATTGGAATAATCTTACGATGGTTATGGGAGATGGTGATGACACGTCGCTGAATAATTCGGATTCGGACAAACTGATTATTGAAGGCTTTTTCAGCTCTGAAAAAAATAGAGAATTCAGTCTTATATTCGGAGATACTATTATAGACATCACTTCTTACAATAGTCCGGCCAGAGTATTAAATGGTACTCCTGATAATGATCAGCTTGGTGGTTTTGATGATAGTGGTTTTGTCATATATGGATATGATGGAGCTGATACATTAAATGGAAGCAGTGGAAATGACTGTTTATATGGTGGAACCGGAGATGACAGGCTGCTGGGAGCAGCTGGGAATGATGTGCTGGATGGCGGAAGTGGAGATGATCACCTTGAAGGCGGTGATGGAGATGACACGTATATCATACAGAGAGACTTCGGTAATTACACAATAAAGGATGATGACGGTGTAAATACATTAAAATTCGGTGAGACAATAGTGGCATCTGATATAAAGGTGTACAGAACAGATTGGAATGATCTTACTATTCATATATGTGATAGTAATGAATATGTGAAAATCGTAGGGTATTTCACATCTGATAAGTGCAGAAAGTTTAATGTTACATTTGCTGATGGTACGGAGTTTGATTATACAGATAGTGACAATCCGGTAAATCAGGTTATCACAGCTGATTCAAATGATTAG
- a CDS encoding LytR/AlgR family response regulator transcription factor: protein MIYIGICDDETIHQIKNRDCCEQFFSGKNIDHSYIFFHSIFDVLSYSSHHISVLLLDIEMNDSINGVQLMHRLQHSRFVGSIIFISSHTNYVYDSFSPKTIGFCPKPIKIERLFPLLESSLRSHCSNHPVSFNSAPEGKIYPGDIIYIYSTGHYINVVTYSSGNHLFVMDIKGAENILQNTNIIRIHKSYMVNMSCIKSVNSSDITLLESIIEIRHLPVGRSYRNQVKALYTEYLLKY, encoded by the coding sequence ATGATATATATCGGAATCTGTGACGATGAAACCATACATCAAATTAAAAACCGAGATTGCTGCGAACAATTTTTTTCTGGTAAAAACATAGACCACTCTTATATTTTTTTCCATTCAATCTTTGATGTTTTATCATATAGTTCTCATCACATTTCCGTATTGCTGCTTGATATAGAAATGAATGATTCCATCAATGGTGTACAGCTCATGCACAGACTCCAGCACAGCCGTTTTGTCGGATCTATTATATTTATATCCAGCCATACCAATTATGTATATGATAGTTTCAGTCCTAAAACAATTGGGTTCTGTCCAAAGCCAATCAAAATAGAGAGATTATTTCCGCTATTAGAATCTTCCCTCCGCAGCCACTGCAGTAATCACCCTGTTTCATTCAACAGCGCTCCAGAGGGAAAAATCTATCCTGGTGACATCATATACATATATTCAACCGGACACTATATCAATGTTGTAACGTACTCATCCGGCAATCACCTATTCGTTATGGATATCAAAGGTGCAGAAAATATATTGCAGAACACCAACATAATTAGAATTCACAAGTCATACATGGTCAACATGTCCTGCATAAAAAGTGTCAATTCCTCTGATATTACTTTATTAGAAAGCATCATTGAGATCAGGCATCTTCCTGTTGGTCGCTCATATCGAAACCAGGTAAAGGCTTTGTATACCGAATATCTGCTCAAATATTAG
- a CDS encoding sensor histidine kinase, translating into MLTHTLYTIVEMLNYFLIFYIFFGRLPAKGVPKYIVFLCSIFAFNLLPLNVELDTYVFFALGFLMSIFLVNGSKQENMINFISVFTLNHIFSLLFLYFFAIVKDISFENAAGVLTYCIFTNLAVTLSLSISILCIKLTDIHADPFIIFHSKIYYILLAGSLFIVSGIIGTLQALTQFSNINYYILNMASLFFIILIIIFFLMWIALSNIYRKQLFHKHQEELARLRMSDQEKQFTIIHDSDAALRRFRHDSANHITILNSLLNSQKYSEAALYLKSLGIAFEETNCVTYTNIAAVNAVVSHYHQKIKNKKFEFNWINSCISIPSNIDAFDICTVLDNILSNALEACEKIPADTEIQPAINIDLSVRNSHLVIHQSNTTASPAVIDANGLPLTTKNDKAAHGFGISNIKHTIDKYNGVFKFRQSNSLSYIDIIM; encoded by the coding sequence ATGCTTACACATACACTTTATACAATCGTCGAGATGCTAAATTACTTTCTTATTTTCTATATTTTTTTCGGGAGGCTGCCTGCTAAAGGTGTACCTAAATATATAGTTTTCTTATGCAGCATTTTCGCTTTTAATTTGCTGCCATTAAATGTGGAACTAGACACATATGTATTTTTCGCACTTGGCTTTCTGATGTCCATCTTCCTTGTCAACGGCAGCAAACAGGAAAATATGATTAACTTTATAAGTGTGTTTACACTAAATCATATTTTTTCACTGCTGTTTCTGTATTTTTTTGCGATTGTTAAGGATATATCATTTGAAAATGCGGCAGGGGTTTTGACTTATTGTATATTTACCAATTTGGCTGTAACACTGTCTCTTTCAATCAGCATCCTGTGTATCAAGCTTACCGACATCCATGCTGATCCTTTCATTATTTTCCACTCTAAAATCTATTATATTTTGCTTGCAGGCTCCTTATTTATAGTTTCTGGAATTATCGGTACATTGCAGGCTCTGACTCAATTTTCTAATATCAACTATTACATACTAAACATGGCATCACTATTTTTCATTATACTGATAATTATATTTTTTTTGATGTGGATTGCATTATCTAATATATACAGAAAACAATTATTTCATAAACACCAGGAGGAGCTTGCCAGGCTGAGAATGTCTGATCAGGAAAAACAATTTACGATAATTCACGACAGCGATGCTGCCTTGAGGAGATTCAGGCATGACTCTGCAAACCACATAACGATACTAAACAGCCTGTTAAATTCTCAGAAATATTCCGAGGCAGCTCTCTATCTTAAAAGTCTGGGTATTGCATTCGAAGAGACAAACTGCGTTACATACACAAATATAGCTGCTGTAAACGCAGTTGTATCTCACTATCATCAGAAAATTAAAAATAAAAAATTTGAATTCAACTGGATTAATTCATGTATTTCTATTCCCAGCAATATAGACGCTTTCGACATTTGCACAGTCCTTGATAATATACTTTCAAATGCACTGGAGGCATGTGAAAAGATCCCTGCCGACACCGAAATACAGCCAGCGATAAATATTGATTTATCTGTCAGGAATTCGCATTTAGTAATACATCAGTCAAATACAACTGCATCTCCAGCAGTTATTGATGCAAATGGACTTCCTCTCACCACCAAAAATGACAAAGCCGCTCACGGTTTCGGAATTTCAAACATCAAACATACCATAGACAAATATAACGGAGTATTTAAATTCAGGCAAAGCAACAGTCTTTCTTACATTGACATAATTATGTAA
- a CDS encoding glycoside hydrolase family 5 protein, with protein sequence MKRRRVWQRIVSLLLVFVMVFTVAEIQPDADAFAAAKTPLATHGRLAVKGADLVDAKGRKFQLRGVSTHGINWDVGYPYVNKAAFQTLRDDWGANAVRLAMYTSEYNGYCSGGNQAQLRNQIYKGVKYATELGMYVIIDWHILNDGNPMTQLAQAKKFFATMSNKYKNQKNVIYEICNEPNGCSWTSIKSYATQVIKVIRKYDKKAIIVVGTPTWSQLGSDGTHNEVANSPIKGYKNIMYSLHFYANEWSHNKYLPAKLDYARKKGIAVMVTEFGMSAAGGGGGINSSYTGKWLGKLNKYNISYFCWSLSNKNESCSLLSSKTKKTSKWKTTELSVAGRYIRSKYRARKKALGSKA encoded by the coding sequence ATGAAAAGAAGAAGAGTATGGCAGAGAATCGTTTCACTTCTGCTAGTATTTGTCATGGTATTTACGGTGGCAGAGATCCAGCCGGATGCAGATGCATTTGCTGCGGCGAAGACTCCGCTTGCAACCCATGGCAGGCTTGCTGTGAAGGGAGCGGATCTGGTGGATGCAAAGGGCAGAAAGTTCCAGCTCAGGGGAGTCAGTACCCATGGTATCAACTGGGATGTGGGATATCCTTACGTGAATAAGGCAGCATTCCAGACACTTCGCGATGACTGGGGCGCAAATGCAGTGAGACTTGCGATGTATACTTCCGAGTACAATGGCTACTGCTCAGGCGGCAATCAGGCACAGCTCAGAAACCAGATATACAAGGGTGTAAAATATGCTACAGAGCTTGGAATGTATGTCATAATCGACTGGCATATATTGAATGATGGCAATCCTATGACCCAGCTTGCGCAGGCGAAGAAATTCTTTGCTACGATGTCCAACAAGTACAAGAATCAGAAGAATGTCATATATGAGATATGCAATGAGCCGAATGGCTGTAGCTGGACATCGATCAAGTCATATGCAACACAGGTCATTAAAGTGATAAGAAAATATGATAAGAAAGCGATAATAGTAGTTGGAACGCCGACATGGTCACAGCTCGGATCTGATGGTACACACAATGAGGTCGCAAACAGTCCTATAAAGGGATACAAGAATATCATGTACTCACTTCATTTTTATGCAAACGAATGGAGCCACAATAAATATCTGCCTGCAAAGCTTGACTATGCAAGAAAGAAGGGCATAGCAGTCATGGTTACAGAATTTGGAATGTCAGCTGCGGGTGGCGGAGGCGGAATAAACTCCTCCTACACGGGCAAGTGGCTCGGCAAGCTCAACAAGTACAATATAAGCTATTTCTGCTGGAGTCTTAGCAACAAGAATGAGTCATGTTCACTGCTCTCTTCTAAGACGAAGAAAACAAGCAAATGGAAGACTACTGAATTGTCGGTAGCTGGTAGATACATAAGATCAAAATATAGAGCACGCAAAAAAGCACTTGGAAGCAAAGCATAA
- a CDS encoding cold-shock protein, whose amino-acid sequence MKNGTVKWFNGEKGYGFISDDETGKDVFVHFSAINADGYKTLNEGQKVSFDVEADPKDASKERATNVTVVA is encoded by the coding sequence ATGAAGAACGGTACAGTTAAGTGGTTCAACGGAGAAAAGGGTTATGGATTCATCTCAGACGATGAAACAGGAAAGGACGTATTTGTTCATTTTTCAGCTATCAACGCTGATGGATATAAGACTCTTAACGAGGGACAGAAGGTTTCTTTTGATGTAGAGGCAGATCCAAAGGATGCTTCTAAGGAGAGAGCAACAAACGTAACAGTTGTAGCTTAA